Part of the Lutra lutra chromosome 4, mLutLut1.2, whole genome shotgun sequence genome is shown below.
tatgatatattaataaacaaattatgtTTACCTCAACAAATTGGAAAGACTCCCTCAATATTAAGGACAGTCTATCTCTGGCTAATGCAATTATTATTTGGATATAATATAAGCATCAAAAAATAAAGTGGTGGCATAGTTCAAAATTTTCCGAAGTGTTAATACTCTTAATGCTGAGTTTCCAGTTCCAGAATTGTCCATTCCCCTTGGGGTGAACAATCTTCAGAGGAAAAACTAGCCATGGTGATGCTTGCTGAGGAATCATCAAGGGGAGAGGTTAGTTCACTCCATCTGTTCAAAGTGTCAACATGTGCTTTACCCTGAGGTTTTGAGCTGTCTCGTGCTAAAAGTAGTGTCTGCTTGATTAGATACTGTGCTAAATTTAAGTCTTCAGGAACAGAATTCGTAATATTTAAGTTTGAATCCTGTTCAGAGAGCAGTTGCTTTAATAGTGTCCAATCTTGTTCTGCAAAGTGCTGATCATCTTCAAAATCCATGTCTGTAACATGTGTTTCTGATTCCATTTTCTGCTCAAATGCTTCTATTACATCCATCTCATATATTGGAGAGAGGGTTTTTGAAGGCCGATGGTCATACATGTAGGTTTGTGCCAGTGTGTCACAATCATCTATGTCTCCTGAAATAATTCATAATACTACACAATGTAAAAATTGCTCATGTTGGTACCCCTCAGAGTTTTGTAGAACAATATTAAAACAATGTAACAGTtatagtccaaaaaaaaaaaaaaaacccagaatggaaaaaataacacTTATACAAAATTGACAAGATTATTgaggcatttctttttctatattaaaaaaaaaaaacaaccggAGGATGTTTAGCAGCAAAATCAACATAGGCAACTAACAATAATTCTCTATACTTTAATTTGAAAATGTgtgatacagaaaacaaaaattatttaaacataaacATAGAATGCACACATGTATCTAATTCACTATAATATgaacttaaaagagaaaaaaagacatggcTATTTATGGTGATTTTTAAGTTAAGTCAGTTCCAAAAGGGGAATAAATACGTTTTATCTAAAGTCTTATTTGTATATTGCACATGCAAAAGAGGATGCAagcaaggacaaacaaaaaatacaactttaaagAGCTCCCTACTGTTGTGATTTTGCTGAACAAGGGCTATTGATCAGTGTCTTTCTTAGTTCTGATATACAATAGCTATGCAGTCAGTCactattgcatattttaaatgtgGGTCATTAGTTCAAATTACTTTAATAAGGaagacaaacacacaaaacaattaGACAGGAAATCATCTATACATATTAAATAAGCCTGggctttttcatatattttcattacttctaaatataatctcttttaggaaatttatctttttacttgaaaattttagaattatagtGATCCTCAAAGTGTTAATCTctgtaaaatgcatataaattgtAATAATTAATCTAGTTAAAATATTTCAGTGCTTTTAGttatattattatagttattgCACAGCCCTCTTAGATATATACTAGCATAGTCCATAAATCATATCCAATGTATAATAAAATTTCTAATAGTCAAGAATTCTATGTTAAATTAGACATAAATAACTAAGTAATAGCAAActaagtttttctctttattctttcatgtAAAATCTCTTAATAGATTAGCTCTAATAATAACCAAAATTTTGCTAGATCTTAACTCTGTACTAGGATTTTAAGTGAACAATAAAGATTAACTAGCTAGTTTTCATATTATTAAGaaatttaagttttcatttgaaatttgtATCTGTTGCTTAATTATTCTAACTAAAATATAACATTTGGGGCTACTTACAACTTTAAAATCTATAAACTCATTTTCTTACGGATTTagcatttctatttctgtacATTACCTGCAGATAAAGCAATATTAGCTTTTTTGGTAGCTGTAGAATGGTTCTCTTTCACTTGACCTTCCTGAGGCAGAAGTTGACTCCGACAGGAGTCCAGAAATTTTGTAGAGCTGTTCTTTGGTATGTCAGAATTGGGTTCTCTTTGATGAAGCTCCAAATGACATGGTCTTTCTTGAGATTTTATATCATTATCTGAGAGTTTGCTGCGTTGTTGAAAGTCATTATCTACCTTGCTTCCACTGTTTACTTTATCTTCTGGAAGAAGCTGTCTGCCTCCTTTGAACAGGATATCTACTGTGAACTTTTTTCCTGTGGCTGAAGCACTCTGTTTATCTTTTCTTGATGAGTCAATGCTATTGGGACCCAAGAGAGAGCTTTCGTTTTTATATACACTATTGCCTTTATCTTGTTTACATTCTAAAATACTACCTTCACTTCCTTGTGTGTACCTGGAATAGCAGGTCCTTCCATGATGTTCATGAGAAATGCCATCAAAAACATCAGAAGGTGAAACAGAATCTACAGAAGGCTGAAAGGGAGTATGGGCTTCTCCTTCATCAGATCCTAGTTCTTCACATTCATCTACTGAAAGTAAGActgatcttttaaattttttagttgcAGAAAACTCAtgactttcattttctgttgcaTCTTCAAAAGCCAAATTAATTATTCCCTGAAACTGCTGAGGAACTGAGTTAGATGTACACAAATTTTCTCCAACATTTTCAGCTTCAGATCTTTCATCTTCTGTTTCATCTGCTGAGGAAGAAACTTGATCTAGTTCTTGAGCAAACTGGACACTGCCTCGtcgaatattttctttttccctagggAGAACTACTGTAGATCGAGACCAAATTTCTGGCCGTTTCCTAGGAATCTCATCATCACTTGTTGAATTAACTTGGAAAAGATCATTACTACTTTGCTTCTTCATTTTCACCTCAATTCTTAAGTTactatcatatatttttaattcttcaggaGTACTGGTATCACTGCTACTTCTTCCAAGAAAATCATGGCACAGCATAGTGCCACATTTAGAAATACCTCTGTCATTTGACCCATCATCATCCTGAGACCCTCCAGCATCATAGTCTTCAGATCTGGGCTTTATGTCATCAGAGGATGTGGTAGCACTGCCAGTATCAGATTCAGGGCTTTCTCTCTGATGCAGACCACTGGTACTCAAATTCCAGTGGCTCATAAAGGGAATTTCTGGAGTTTCATGGCTCTCCGGAGTTtctgttgtttccatatctttagGAGAATTTTTTCCCGATATTTGTTCCAAAACACAGTTGGAAGAAATATCTGAGTCTGCTGTAGCAtgtttgatttcactcatagcaGAGTCATCAGACAAGTAACCAGGAATTTTCTGTTCTTCTACATGAGTTTTAGATTTTCTGTTATCTTGGACAGAATTTAAGGTACCATTTGTCCTTTCAGCAACACATGGTAGAACATCTTTGACACATTTaatgcttaattttttgtttatatcttGTTtccctccttgcttctccctATCTGATACTGAATGGATTTGCTCTGCATTTGCTGAATCTAAATCACAAACAGGATTAGAGTTCAAGGAGTTTTCACTGTGATTTGAAATCATGGATTTTAGGACAGTGGTGCTGTAAAATTTTGGATCTGCATTATCACTCCTATCAGAAAGACAATGTATTTTAGCTGTGTTGTATTGATCTGATTCTTTGCTGGaaaattttgtttcacttttatcTGAACAAATCCATTTTGATTCTAGTtcatgttttattgatttatccaGACTTGAAATACTTTGGCATTCTAATACTAACTCCTCTTTTCCTTGATTGTTTAATGGCTTTGTGGGTCAGGTTTGCATGATGACTGGAATGCTTCTCTACTGCTGATTTCTGATGTGACATTAATTAGAGGTTCATGAGGCTTCTGTTCAGAAATATCATCCttgttattattatcatgtaTATCATGAAGCATACTTTTTTTGGACAACacatgtttcactttttaaaggtcTTTGAGAAGAAGGCTGAGTTTGCAATATAACCTGTCCAGgaagtgttttctgttttgactCTTTATTCCTCAAGTTTCACTTTTCTTAGACTGATTTGTTAAGTTTTTAGGCATTGCCGCTATTTTTGCATTAACCTTAGGCAAAGATGTGTGTCCTTGCTTAACAATTTTTCTCTTAGGTGTTTGTTTATCTGCAGCTGTATTGTGGTCCAATTTTGTCACATTTTCATCAGACTTCTTTGAAGACAATGAAGATTT
Proteins encoded:
- the BTBD8 gene encoding LOW QUALITY PROTEIN: BTB/POZ domain-containing protein 8 (The sequence of the model RefSeq protein was modified relative to this genomic sequence to represent the inferred CDS: inserted 4 bases in 4 codons; deleted 1 base in 1 codon), with the translated sequence MAGCGEGSAAPLVLLGSPGVCSKGLQRKGSCERRRLKAVVSEQLSQDLLRLLREEIHTDVTFSVGNTLFKAHKAVLLARVPDFYFHTVGQTSDNLTNHESIAVENFEASEFRTFLQIVYSSNRSLKNYEEEILRKKIVERSVPQKKQDFTCGKYTDNDGRSSVEFLDKKSSPCSLLKHAVPEDISDGEDNLISTDNFDLDPASELGEDLLKLYVKHCCPDIDIYVDGKSFKAHRAILSARSSYFAAMLSGCWAESSQEYITLQGINHVEMTVMMHFIYGGTLDFPDKANVGQILNMADMYGLEGLKEVAIYILRRDYCNFFQKPVPRRLASVLECLIIAHTVGVDSLFADCMKWIVKHFARFWSERSFANVPPEIQKSCLTMLIQSLNDKNAAFILMESDRLIISLPRVKWTEVALTMASQLQEECIAFIIENFSKIIQSENFALLLQSQAMSSTADLLDKILKAIEENITTENSCSLLMALDMLLNSDSTKEMGFTCKIQALRDKLWIFLVRSFYAVRHTESWKLMSTDDQQKIQAAAFDKGDDRRLGKKPVFSSSQQRRQVSDSGVIKNKSWRGNTKKDCWSYPSTKQKMKSDGLGASGHSSSTNRNTINKTLKHDDLKEKGGTKXASKVTKNLKLGERMFSGKPQSCNKVPNRNSDNAKSANKSPRQAVERCAAASANGQKNSLNEKRVRNQEGHITGARPKVLTGNLNVQAKAKPLKKVTGKDSPCLSIAGASSRSTNSSMEFLISTECLDEPKENGSVGEEKPSGDKLTFCDSTGQTVKNSVESIKTSTVAVKSRPASXVTNGTSNKKGIQEETSINNSVLKKVTNKGYSDPVPQAILKKKGNGSGCATAQQRTKNASSNLAKTQGSQGESPNSVKSSLSSKKSDENVTKLDHNTAADKQTPKRKIVKQGHTSLPKVNAKIAAMPKNLTNQSKKSETXRNKESKQKTLPGQVILQTQPSSQRPLKSETCVVQKSMLHDIHDNNNKDDISEQKPHEPLINVTSEISSREAFQSSCKPDPXKPLNNQGKEELVLECQSISSLDKSIKHELESKWICSDKSETKFSSKESDQYNTAKIHCLSDRSDNADPKFYSTTVLKSMISNHSENSLNSNPVCDLDSANAEQIHSVSDREKQGGKQDINKKLSIKCVKDVLPCVAERTNGTLNSVQDNRKSKTHVEEQKIPGYLSDDSAMSEIKHATADSDISSNCVLEQISGKNSPKDMETTETPESHETPEIPFMSHWNLSTSGLHQRESPESDTGSATTSSDDIKPRSEDYDAGGSQDDDGSNDRGISKCGTMLCHDFLGRSSSDTSTPEELKIYDSNLRIEVKMKKQSSNDLFQVNSTSDDEIPRKRPEIWSRSTVVLPREKENIRRGSVQFAQELDQVSSSADETEDERSEAENVGENLCTSNSVPQQFQGIINLAFEDATENESHEFSATKKFKRSVLLSVDECEELGSDEGEAHTPFQPSVDSVSPSDVFDGISHEHHGRTCYSRYTQGSEGSILECKQDKGNSVYKNESSLLGPNSIDSSRKDKQSASATGKKFTVDILFKGGRQLLPEDKVNSGSKVDNDFQQRSKLSDNDIKSQERPCHLELHQREPNSDIPKNSSTKFLDSCRSQLLPQEGQVKENHSTATKKANIALSAGDIDDCDTLAQTYMYDHRPSKTLSPIYEMDVIEAFEQKMESETHVTDMDFEDDQHFAEQDWTLLKQLLSEQDSNLNITNSVPEDLNLAQYLIKQTLLLARDSSKPQGKAHVDTLNRWSELTSPLDDSSASITMASFSSEDCSPQGEWTILELETQH